The following coding sequences lie in one Pseudorca crassidens isolate mPseCra1 chromosome 2, mPseCra1.hap1, whole genome shotgun sequence genomic window:
- the PLEKHM2 gene encoding pleckstrin homology domain-containing family M member 2 isoform X3, which produces MLQSYFAACEDETPAIRNHDKVLQRLCEHLDHALLYGLQDLSSGYWVLVVHFTRREAIKQIEVLQHVATNLGRSRAWLYLALNENSLESYLRLFQENLGLLHKYYVKNALVCSHDHLTLFLTLVSGLEFIRFDLDLDAPYLDLAPYMPDYYKPQYLLDFEDRLPSSVHGSDSLSLNSFNSVTSTTLEWDDSAIAPSSEDYDFGDVFPAVPSVPSTDWEDGDLTDTVSGPRSTASDPASSKASTKSPTQRHNPFNEDQAETVSSSDTTPVHTASQEKGEPHTPDLPDTCTELEVIRVTKKKKTGKKKKPRSDEEASPLHPASTQHTCARQGSGDTLVSSPGPGRVSPDKTLASAGEETEGPGSTAEGSERSEPGQVGLLIPEMKDTSMECLGQPLSKVIDQLHGQLDPSTWCSHVEPPNQSFRTGSPGDAPERPPFCDFSEGLPAPMDFYRFTVESPSTVASGGGHHDPAGPGQPLHVPGSPAAAGQEEEGGGRGPGQAPRPLEDTPGETQEPEAQELETQLPLVGEGPVPEQEPGTQETLCQLKRDQPSPCLSSAEDSGVDEGQGSPSEMSHSAEFRVDNNHLLLLMIHVFRENEEQLFRMIRMSTGHMEGNLQLLYVLLTDCYVYLLRKGATEKPYLVEEAVSYNELDYVSVGLDQQTVKLVCTNRRKQFLLDTADVALAEFFLASLKSAMIKGCREPPYPSVLTDATMEKLALAKFVAQESKCEATTVSVCFYGLVHWQDPQDESLGRIPCHCSPPEGAVTKEGMLHYKAGTSYLGKEHWKTCFVVLSNGILYQYPDRTDVTPLLSVNMGGEQCGGCRRSSTTDRPHAFQVILADRPCLELSAGSEAEMADWMQHLCQAVSKGVIPQGVTPSPCIPCCLVITDDRLFTCHEDCQTSFFRSLGTAQLADISTVSTEPGKEYCVLEFSQDSQQPLPPWVIYLSCTSELDRFLSALNSGWKTIYQVDLPRKAIQEASNKKKFEDALSLIHSAWQRSDSLCRGRASRDPWC; this is translated from the exons atg ttgcAGAGCTACTTTGCTGCATGTGAAGATGAGACCCCTGCCATCCGGAACCACGACAAGGTCCTGCAGCGTCTGTGTGAGCACTTGGACCACGCCCTGCTCTATGG ACTGCAAGACCTCTCATCTGGCTACTGGGTGCTCGTGGTGCATTTCACCCGGAGAGAGGCCATCAAGCAGATCGAGGTGCTGCAGCACGTGGCCACCAACCTGGGACGCA GCCGGGCCTGGCTGTACCTGGCCCTCAACGAGAACTCCCTGGAGAGCTACCTGCGGCTGTTCCAGGAGAACCTGGGTCTCCTGCACAAGTACTACGTCAA GAATGCCCTGGTCTGCAGCCATGACCACCTGACCCTCTTCCTGACCTTGGTGTCTGGGCTGGAGTTCATTCGGTTCGACCTGGACCTG gaCGCCCCCTACTTAGACTTGGCCCCCTACATGCCCGACTACTACAAACCCCAGTACCTGCTGGACTTTGAAGACCGCCTCCCCAGCTCGGTCCACGGCTCGGACAGCCTCTCCCTCAACTCCTTCAACTCCGTCACCTCCACCACCCTGGAGTGGGACGACAGTGCCATCGCCCCATCTAGTGAGG attatgattTTGGAGATGTGTTTCCAGCAGTGCCGTCTGTACCCAGCACAGACTGGGAAG ATGGAGACCTCACAGACACTGTCAGTGGCCCCCGCTCTACTGCCTCGGACCCGGCCAGCAGCAAGGCTTCCACCAAGAGTCCCACCCAGCGCCACAACCCCTTCAATGAGGACCAGGCAGAGACCGTGTCCTCCTCCGACACCACCCCTGTGCACACCGCCTCTCAGGAGAAGGGGGAGCCCCATACCCCGGACTTGCCAGACACCTGCACAGAGCTCGAGGTCATCAG GGTcaccaagaagaagaaaactggCAAGAAGAAGAAGCCCAGATCGGATGAGGAAGCAAGTCCACTCCACCCGGCCTCTACCCAGCACACGTGTGCCAGGCAGGGCAGTGGTGACACCCTCGTCAGCAGCCCAGGCCCCGGGCGGGTCTCCCCAGACAAGACCCTCGCCTCCGCCGGGGAGGAGACAGAGGGGCCCGGCAGCACAGCCGAGGGCAGCGAGCGCTCAGAGCCCGGCCAGGTGGGCCTGCTTATCCCCGAGATGAAGGACACCTCCATGGAGTGCTTGGGGCAGCCCCTAAGTAAGGTCATTGATCAGCTCCACGGGCAGCTGGACCCCAGCACCTGGTGCTCCCACGTCGAGCCCCCCAACCAGTCCTTTCGGACTGGCTCTCCCGGGGACGCCCCGGAGAGGCCGCCATTTTGCGACTTTAGTGAGGGGCTTCCAGCCCCAATGGACTTCTACCGCTTTACCGTCGAGAGTCCAAGTACTGTTGCATCAGGTGGCGGCCACCATGACCCTGCAGGGCCTGGCCAACCGCTGCATGTTCCTGGTAGCCCTGCGGCTGCTGgccaagaagaagagggaggaggacgAGGGCCGGGACAGGCGCCTCGGCCCCTAGAGGACACCCCGGGGGAGACGCAGGAGCCAGAGGCCCAGGAGCTGGAGACCCAGTTGCCCCTGGTCGGTGAGGGACCTGTGCCTGAGCAGGAGCCTGGGACCCAGGAAACTCTTTGCCAACTCAAGCGAGACCAGCCCAGCCCTTGTCTGAGCAGCGCCGAGGACTCTGGGGTGGATGAGGGGCAGGGGAGCCCTTCGGAGATGAGCCACTCGGCAGAGTTCAG GGTAGACAACAATCACTTACTCCTGCTCATGATCCACGTGTTCCGAGAAAACGAAGAGCAGCTCTTCAGA ATGATCCGGATGAGCACGGGGCACATGGAGGGCAACCTGCAGCTGCTGTACGTGCTGCTCACAGACTGCTATGTCTACCTGCTCCGGAAAG GGGCCACAGAGAAGCCATACCTGGTGGAAGAGGCTGTTTCTTACAATGAACTTGACTATGTGTCG GTGGGCCTCGACCAGCAGACGGTGAAGCTGGTGTGCACCAACCGCAGGAAGCAGTTTCTGCTGGACACGGCGGACGTGGCCCTGGCCGA GTTCTTCTTGGCTTCTTTGAAGTCAGCCATGATCAAGGGCTGTCGGGAACCACCCTACCCCAGCGTCCTGACTGATGCCACCATGGAGAAGCTGGCACTGGCCAAATTTGTGGCCCAGGAATCTAAGTGTGAG gcgaCCACTGTTTCTGTGTGCTTCTACGGGCTCGTGCACTGGCAGGACCCCCAGGATGAGTCCCTGGGCCGCATCCCCTGCCACTGCTCACCCCCTGAGGGTGCCGTCACCAAAGAAGGCATGCTGCATTACAAGGCGGGCACCTCCTACCTGGGCAAGGAACACTGGAAGACGTGCTTCGTGGTGCTCAG CAACGGGATCCTCTACCAGTATCCCGACCGCACTGATGTCACCCCCCTGCTCTCAGTGAACATGGG GGGGGAGCAGTGCGGTGGCTGTCGGAGATCCAGCACCACGGACCGGCCCCACGCCTTCCAGGTCATCCTCGCCGACCGGCCCTGCCTGGAGCTGAGCGCCGGCAGCGAGGCTGAGATGGCTGACTGGATGCAGCACCTCTGCCAGGCCGTGTCCAAAGGG GTCATCCCCCAGGGGGTAACTCCCAGCCCCTGCATCCCCTGCTGCCTGGTGATCACGGATGACCGCCTCTTCACGTGCCACGAGGACTGCCAGACCAGCTTCTTCCGCTCCCTGGGCACTGCCCAGCTGGCCGACATCAGCACCGTCTCCACTGAACCGGGCAAGGAGTACTGTGTCTTG GAGTTTTCCCAGGACAGCCAGCAGCCCCTCCCACCCTGGGTCATTTACCTGAGCTGCACATCTGAACTGGACCGATTCCTGTCTGCACTGAACTCCGGGTGGAAAACCATCTACCAG GTGGACCTCCCCCGTAAGGCCATCCAGGAAGCCTCCAACAAGAAGAAGTTCGAGGACGCCCTGAGCCTCATCCACAGCGCCTGGCAGCGGAGCGACAGCCTGTGCCGGGGCAGAGCCTCCCGGGACCCCTGGTGCTGA
- the PLEKHM2 gene encoding pleckstrin homology domain-containing family M member 2 isoform X2, with translation MGTLFFSLSFSCLFIYLFNFCLCWFFGAARRLSLVALQSYFAACEDETPAIRNHDKVLQRLCEHLDHALLYGLQDLSSGYWVLVVHFTRREAIKQIEVLQHVATNLGRSRAWLYLALNENSLESYLRLFQENLGLLHKYYVKNALVCSHDHLTLFLTLVSGLEFIRFDLDLDAPYLDLAPYMPDYYKPQYLLDFEDRLPSSVHGSDSLSLNSFNSVTSTTLEWDDSAIAPSSEDGDLTDTVSGPRSTASDPASSKASTKSPTQRHNPFNEDQAETVSSSDTTPVHTASQEKGEPHTPDLPDTCTELEVIRVTKKKKTGKKKKPRSDEEASPLHPASTQHTCARQGSGDTLVSSPGPGRVSPDKTLASAGEETEGPGSTAEGSERSEPGQVGLLIPEMKDTSMECLGQPLSKVIDQLHGQLDPSTWCSHVEPPNQSFRTGSPGDAPERPPFCDFSEGLPAPMDFYRFTVESPSTVASGGGHHDPAGPGQPLHVPGSPAAAGQEEEGGGRGPGQAPRPLEDTPGETQEPEAQELETQLPLVGEGPVPEQEPGTQETLCQLKRDQPSPCLSSAEDSGVDEGQGSPSEMSHSAEFRVDNNHLLLLMIHVFRENEEQLFRMIRMSTGHMEGNLQLLYVLLTDCYVYLLRKGATEKPYLVEEAVSYNELDYVSVGLDQQTVKLVCTNRRKQFLLDTADVALAEFFLASLKSAMIKGCREPPYPSVLTDATMEKLALAKFVAQESKCEATTVSVCFYGLVHWQDPQDESLGRIPCHCSPPEGAVTKEGMLHYKAGTSYLGKEHWKTCFVVLSNGILYQYPDRTDVTPLLSVNMGGEQCGGCRRSSTTDRPHAFQVILADRPCLELSAGSEAEMADWMQHLCQAVSKGVIPQGVTPSPCIPCCLVITDDRLFTCHEDCQTSFFRSLGTAQLADISTVSTEPGKEYCVLEFSQDSQQPLPPWVIYLSCTSELDRFLSALNSGWKTIYQVDLPRKAIQEASNKKKFEDALSLIHSAWQRSDSLCRGRASRDPWC, from the exons ttgcAGAGCTACTTTGCTGCATGTGAAGATGAGACCCCTGCCATCCGGAACCACGACAAGGTCCTGCAGCGTCTGTGTGAGCACTTGGACCACGCCCTGCTCTATGG ACTGCAAGACCTCTCATCTGGCTACTGGGTGCTCGTGGTGCATTTCACCCGGAGAGAGGCCATCAAGCAGATCGAGGTGCTGCAGCACGTGGCCACCAACCTGGGACGCA GCCGGGCCTGGCTGTACCTGGCCCTCAACGAGAACTCCCTGGAGAGCTACCTGCGGCTGTTCCAGGAGAACCTGGGTCTCCTGCACAAGTACTACGTCAA GAATGCCCTGGTCTGCAGCCATGACCACCTGACCCTCTTCCTGACCTTGGTGTCTGGGCTGGAGTTCATTCGGTTCGACCTGGACCTG gaCGCCCCCTACTTAGACTTGGCCCCCTACATGCCCGACTACTACAAACCCCAGTACCTGCTGGACTTTGAAGACCGCCTCCCCAGCTCGGTCCACGGCTCGGACAGCCTCTCCCTCAACTCCTTCAACTCCGTCACCTCCACCACCCTGGAGTGGGACGACAGTGCCATCGCCCCATCTAGTGAGG ATGGAGACCTCACAGACACTGTCAGTGGCCCCCGCTCTACTGCCTCGGACCCGGCCAGCAGCAAGGCTTCCACCAAGAGTCCCACCCAGCGCCACAACCCCTTCAATGAGGACCAGGCAGAGACCGTGTCCTCCTCCGACACCACCCCTGTGCACACCGCCTCTCAGGAGAAGGGGGAGCCCCATACCCCGGACTTGCCAGACACCTGCACAGAGCTCGAGGTCATCAG GGTcaccaagaagaagaaaactggCAAGAAGAAGAAGCCCAGATCGGATGAGGAAGCAAGTCCACTCCACCCGGCCTCTACCCAGCACACGTGTGCCAGGCAGGGCAGTGGTGACACCCTCGTCAGCAGCCCAGGCCCCGGGCGGGTCTCCCCAGACAAGACCCTCGCCTCCGCCGGGGAGGAGACAGAGGGGCCCGGCAGCACAGCCGAGGGCAGCGAGCGCTCAGAGCCCGGCCAGGTGGGCCTGCTTATCCCCGAGATGAAGGACACCTCCATGGAGTGCTTGGGGCAGCCCCTAAGTAAGGTCATTGATCAGCTCCACGGGCAGCTGGACCCCAGCACCTGGTGCTCCCACGTCGAGCCCCCCAACCAGTCCTTTCGGACTGGCTCTCCCGGGGACGCCCCGGAGAGGCCGCCATTTTGCGACTTTAGTGAGGGGCTTCCAGCCCCAATGGACTTCTACCGCTTTACCGTCGAGAGTCCAAGTACTGTTGCATCAGGTGGCGGCCACCATGACCCTGCAGGGCCTGGCCAACCGCTGCATGTTCCTGGTAGCCCTGCGGCTGCTGgccaagaagaagagggaggaggacgAGGGCCGGGACAGGCGCCTCGGCCCCTAGAGGACACCCCGGGGGAGACGCAGGAGCCAGAGGCCCAGGAGCTGGAGACCCAGTTGCCCCTGGTCGGTGAGGGACCTGTGCCTGAGCAGGAGCCTGGGACCCAGGAAACTCTTTGCCAACTCAAGCGAGACCAGCCCAGCCCTTGTCTGAGCAGCGCCGAGGACTCTGGGGTGGATGAGGGGCAGGGGAGCCCTTCGGAGATGAGCCACTCGGCAGAGTTCAG GGTAGACAACAATCACTTACTCCTGCTCATGATCCACGTGTTCCGAGAAAACGAAGAGCAGCTCTTCAGA ATGATCCGGATGAGCACGGGGCACATGGAGGGCAACCTGCAGCTGCTGTACGTGCTGCTCACAGACTGCTATGTCTACCTGCTCCGGAAAG GGGCCACAGAGAAGCCATACCTGGTGGAAGAGGCTGTTTCTTACAATGAACTTGACTATGTGTCG GTGGGCCTCGACCAGCAGACGGTGAAGCTGGTGTGCACCAACCGCAGGAAGCAGTTTCTGCTGGACACGGCGGACGTGGCCCTGGCCGA GTTCTTCTTGGCTTCTTTGAAGTCAGCCATGATCAAGGGCTGTCGGGAACCACCCTACCCCAGCGTCCTGACTGATGCCACCATGGAGAAGCTGGCACTGGCCAAATTTGTGGCCCAGGAATCTAAGTGTGAG gcgaCCACTGTTTCTGTGTGCTTCTACGGGCTCGTGCACTGGCAGGACCCCCAGGATGAGTCCCTGGGCCGCATCCCCTGCCACTGCTCACCCCCTGAGGGTGCCGTCACCAAAGAAGGCATGCTGCATTACAAGGCGGGCACCTCCTACCTGGGCAAGGAACACTGGAAGACGTGCTTCGTGGTGCTCAG CAACGGGATCCTCTACCAGTATCCCGACCGCACTGATGTCACCCCCCTGCTCTCAGTGAACATGGG GGGGGAGCAGTGCGGTGGCTGTCGGAGATCCAGCACCACGGACCGGCCCCACGCCTTCCAGGTCATCCTCGCCGACCGGCCCTGCCTGGAGCTGAGCGCCGGCAGCGAGGCTGAGATGGCTGACTGGATGCAGCACCTCTGCCAGGCCGTGTCCAAAGGG GTCATCCCCCAGGGGGTAACTCCCAGCCCCTGCATCCCCTGCTGCCTGGTGATCACGGATGACCGCCTCTTCACGTGCCACGAGGACTGCCAGACCAGCTTCTTCCGCTCCCTGGGCACTGCCCAGCTGGCCGACATCAGCACCGTCTCCACTGAACCGGGCAAGGAGTACTGTGTCTTG GAGTTTTCCCAGGACAGCCAGCAGCCCCTCCCACCCTGGGTCATTTACCTGAGCTGCACATCTGAACTGGACCGATTCCTGTCTGCACTGAACTCCGGGTGGAAAACCATCTACCAG GTGGACCTCCCCCGTAAGGCCATCCAGGAAGCCTCCAACAAGAAGAAGTTCGAGGACGCCCTGAGCCTCATCCACAGCGCCTGGCAGCGGAGCGACAGCCTGTGCCGGGGCAGAGCCTCCCGGGACCCCTGGTGCTGA
- the PLEKHM2 gene encoding pleckstrin homology domain-containing family M member 2 isoform X1 encodes MGTLFFSLSFSCLFIYLFNFCLCWFFGAARRLSLVALQSYFAACEDETPAIRNHDKVLQRLCEHLDHALLYGLQDLSSGYWVLVVHFTRREAIKQIEVLQHVATNLGRSRAWLYLALNENSLESYLRLFQENLGLLHKYYVKNALVCSHDHLTLFLTLVSGLEFIRFDLDLDAPYLDLAPYMPDYYKPQYLLDFEDRLPSSVHGSDSLSLNSFNSVTSTTLEWDDSAIAPSSEDYDFGDVFPAVPSVPSTDWEDGDLTDTVSGPRSTASDPASSKASTKSPTQRHNPFNEDQAETVSSSDTTPVHTASQEKGEPHTPDLPDTCTELEVIRVTKKKKTGKKKKPRSDEEASPLHPASTQHTCARQGSGDTLVSSPGPGRVSPDKTLASAGEETEGPGSTAEGSERSEPGQVGLLIPEMKDTSMECLGQPLSKVIDQLHGQLDPSTWCSHVEPPNQSFRTGSPGDAPERPPFCDFSEGLPAPMDFYRFTVESPSTVASGGGHHDPAGPGQPLHVPGSPAAAGQEEEGGGRGPGQAPRPLEDTPGETQEPEAQELETQLPLVGEGPVPEQEPGTQETLCQLKRDQPSPCLSSAEDSGVDEGQGSPSEMSHSAEFRVDNNHLLLLMIHVFRENEEQLFRMIRMSTGHMEGNLQLLYVLLTDCYVYLLRKGATEKPYLVEEAVSYNELDYVSVGLDQQTVKLVCTNRRKQFLLDTADVALAEFFLASLKSAMIKGCREPPYPSVLTDATMEKLALAKFVAQESKCEATTVSVCFYGLVHWQDPQDESLGRIPCHCSPPEGAVTKEGMLHYKAGTSYLGKEHWKTCFVVLSNGILYQYPDRTDVTPLLSVNMGGEQCGGCRRSSTTDRPHAFQVILADRPCLELSAGSEAEMADWMQHLCQAVSKGVIPQGVTPSPCIPCCLVITDDRLFTCHEDCQTSFFRSLGTAQLADISTVSTEPGKEYCVLEFSQDSQQPLPPWVIYLSCTSELDRFLSALNSGWKTIYQVDLPRKAIQEASNKKKFEDALSLIHSAWQRSDSLCRGRASRDPWC; translated from the exons ttgcAGAGCTACTTTGCTGCATGTGAAGATGAGACCCCTGCCATCCGGAACCACGACAAGGTCCTGCAGCGTCTGTGTGAGCACTTGGACCACGCCCTGCTCTATGG ACTGCAAGACCTCTCATCTGGCTACTGGGTGCTCGTGGTGCATTTCACCCGGAGAGAGGCCATCAAGCAGATCGAGGTGCTGCAGCACGTGGCCACCAACCTGGGACGCA GCCGGGCCTGGCTGTACCTGGCCCTCAACGAGAACTCCCTGGAGAGCTACCTGCGGCTGTTCCAGGAGAACCTGGGTCTCCTGCACAAGTACTACGTCAA GAATGCCCTGGTCTGCAGCCATGACCACCTGACCCTCTTCCTGACCTTGGTGTCTGGGCTGGAGTTCATTCGGTTCGACCTGGACCTG gaCGCCCCCTACTTAGACTTGGCCCCCTACATGCCCGACTACTACAAACCCCAGTACCTGCTGGACTTTGAAGACCGCCTCCCCAGCTCGGTCCACGGCTCGGACAGCCTCTCCCTCAACTCCTTCAACTCCGTCACCTCCACCACCCTGGAGTGGGACGACAGTGCCATCGCCCCATCTAGTGAGG attatgattTTGGAGATGTGTTTCCAGCAGTGCCGTCTGTACCCAGCACAGACTGGGAAG ATGGAGACCTCACAGACACTGTCAGTGGCCCCCGCTCTACTGCCTCGGACCCGGCCAGCAGCAAGGCTTCCACCAAGAGTCCCACCCAGCGCCACAACCCCTTCAATGAGGACCAGGCAGAGACCGTGTCCTCCTCCGACACCACCCCTGTGCACACCGCCTCTCAGGAGAAGGGGGAGCCCCATACCCCGGACTTGCCAGACACCTGCACAGAGCTCGAGGTCATCAG GGTcaccaagaagaagaaaactggCAAGAAGAAGAAGCCCAGATCGGATGAGGAAGCAAGTCCACTCCACCCGGCCTCTACCCAGCACACGTGTGCCAGGCAGGGCAGTGGTGACACCCTCGTCAGCAGCCCAGGCCCCGGGCGGGTCTCCCCAGACAAGACCCTCGCCTCCGCCGGGGAGGAGACAGAGGGGCCCGGCAGCACAGCCGAGGGCAGCGAGCGCTCAGAGCCCGGCCAGGTGGGCCTGCTTATCCCCGAGATGAAGGACACCTCCATGGAGTGCTTGGGGCAGCCCCTAAGTAAGGTCATTGATCAGCTCCACGGGCAGCTGGACCCCAGCACCTGGTGCTCCCACGTCGAGCCCCCCAACCAGTCCTTTCGGACTGGCTCTCCCGGGGACGCCCCGGAGAGGCCGCCATTTTGCGACTTTAGTGAGGGGCTTCCAGCCCCAATGGACTTCTACCGCTTTACCGTCGAGAGTCCAAGTACTGTTGCATCAGGTGGCGGCCACCATGACCCTGCAGGGCCTGGCCAACCGCTGCATGTTCCTGGTAGCCCTGCGGCTGCTGgccaagaagaagagggaggaggacgAGGGCCGGGACAGGCGCCTCGGCCCCTAGAGGACACCCCGGGGGAGACGCAGGAGCCAGAGGCCCAGGAGCTGGAGACCCAGTTGCCCCTGGTCGGTGAGGGACCTGTGCCTGAGCAGGAGCCTGGGACCCAGGAAACTCTTTGCCAACTCAAGCGAGACCAGCCCAGCCCTTGTCTGAGCAGCGCCGAGGACTCTGGGGTGGATGAGGGGCAGGGGAGCCCTTCGGAGATGAGCCACTCGGCAGAGTTCAG GGTAGACAACAATCACTTACTCCTGCTCATGATCCACGTGTTCCGAGAAAACGAAGAGCAGCTCTTCAGA ATGATCCGGATGAGCACGGGGCACATGGAGGGCAACCTGCAGCTGCTGTACGTGCTGCTCACAGACTGCTATGTCTACCTGCTCCGGAAAG GGGCCACAGAGAAGCCATACCTGGTGGAAGAGGCTGTTTCTTACAATGAACTTGACTATGTGTCG GTGGGCCTCGACCAGCAGACGGTGAAGCTGGTGTGCACCAACCGCAGGAAGCAGTTTCTGCTGGACACGGCGGACGTGGCCCTGGCCGA GTTCTTCTTGGCTTCTTTGAAGTCAGCCATGATCAAGGGCTGTCGGGAACCACCCTACCCCAGCGTCCTGACTGATGCCACCATGGAGAAGCTGGCACTGGCCAAATTTGTGGCCCAGGAATCTAAGTGTGAG gcgaCCACTGTTTCTGTGTGCTTCTACGGGCTCGTGCACTGGCAGGACCCCCAGGATGAGTCCCTGGGCCGCATCCCCTGCCACTGCTCACCCCCTGAGGGTGCCGTCACCAAAGAAGGCATGCTGCATTACAAGGCGGGCACCTCCTACCTGGGCAAGGAACACTGGAAGACGTGCTTCGTGGTGCTCAG CAACGGGATCCTCTACCAGTATCCCGACCGCACTGATGTCACCCCCCTGCTCTCAGTGAACATGGG GGGGGAGCAGTGCGGTGGCTGTCGGAGATCCAGCACCACGGACCGGCCCCACGCCTTCCAGGTCATCCTCGCCGACCGGCCCTGCCTGGAGCTGAGCGCCGGCAGCGAGGCTGAGATGGCTGACTGGATGCAGCACCTCTGCCAGGCCGTGTCCAAAGGG GTCATCCCCCAGGGGGTAACTCCCAGCCCCTGCATCCCCTGCTGCCTGGTGATCACGGATGACCGCCTCTTCACGTGCCACGAGGACTGCCAGACCAGCTTCTTCCGCTCCCTGGGCACTGCCCAGCTGGCCGACATCAGCACCGTCTCCACTGAACCGGGCAAGGAGTACTGTGTCTTG GAGTTTTCCCAGGACAGCCAGCAGCCCCTCCCACCCTGGGTCATTTACCTGAGCTGCACATCTGAACTGGACCGATTCCTGTCTGCACTGAACTCCGGGTGGAAAACCATCTACCAG GTGGACCTCCCCCGTAAGGCCATCCAGGAAGCCTCCAACAAGAAGAAGTTCGAGGACGCCCTGAGCCTCATCCACAGCGCCTGGCAGCGGAGCGACAGCCTGTGCCGGGGCAGAGCCTCCCGGGACCCCTGGTGCTGA